One genomic region from Leptolyngbyaceae cyanobacterium JSC-12 encodes:
- a CDS encoding transcription antitermination protein nusG (IMG reference gene:2510098104~PFAM: Transcription termination factor nusG; KOW motif~TIGRFAM: transcription termination/antitermination factor NusG), with protein sequence MTYRSDEPQSLAQFEPQDNTSEELSPESARWYAVQVASGCEKRVKANIEQRIHTLDVADKILQIEIPQTPAVKIRKDGSRQNTEEKVFPGYVLIRMKRNWDADTQEWKLDDEAWLVVKNTPNVINFVGAEQRRPGRGRGHVKPMPLSPAEVERIFKQAQEQEPVVKIDMAPGDKILVLSGPFKDFEGEVIEVSPERSKLKALLSIFGRDTPVELEFNQVQKQS encoded by the coding sequence ATGACCTACAGATCCGATGAACCTCAAAGTCTTGCTCAGTTTGAACCGCAAGACAACACATCAGAAGAACTGTCACCCGAATCAGCCCGGTGGTATGCTGTTCAGGTTGCATCTGGCTGTGAAAAACGGGTCAAGGCAAATATTGAACAGCGTATCCACACCCTGGATGTCGCTGATAAAATCCTGCAAATCGAAATTCCCCAAACTCCTGCTGTCAAAATCCGTAAAGATGGTAGTCGGCAAAATACTGAAGAGAAAGTCTTTCCTGGCTATGTATTGATCCGTATGAAGCGCAATTGGGATGCGGATACTCAGGAGTGGAAATTAGATGACGAAGCTTGGCTGGTCGTAAAAAATACCCCCAATGTGATTAATTTTGTGGGTGCTGAGCAGCGTCGTCCTGGTCGTGGGCGAGGTCACGTAAAACCCATGCCCTTGAGTCCTGCTGAAGTCGAACGTATCTTCAAGCAAGCTCAAGAGCAAGAGCCAGTCGTCAAAATTGACATGGCACCTGGCGATAAAATCCTGGTTCTCTCAGGTCCCTTCAAAGATTTTGAAGGTGAGGTGATTGAAGTAAGTCCAGAACGCAGCAAGCTGAAGGCGCTACTTTCAATTTTTGGTCGCGATACACCAGTGGAATTGGAATTTAATCAGGTACAGAAACAGAGTTAA
- a CDS encoding LSU ribosomal protein L11P (IMG reference gene:2510098105~PFAM: Ribosomal protein L11, RNA binding domain; Ribosomal protein L11, N-terminal domain~TIGRFAM: 50S ribosomal protein L11): MAKKVVAVIKLALPAGKANPAPPVGPALGQHGVNIMMFCKEYNAKTSDQVGMVVPVEISVYEDRSFTFVLKTPPASVLLQKAAGIDKGSGEPNRKKVGAITRAQLREIAQTKMPDLNANDVEAAMKIIEGTARNMGVTIKD, translated from the coding sequence ATGGCAAAGAAGGTTGTTGCAGTAATTAAGTTGGCGCTTCCAGCCGGAAAAGCCAACCCCGCGCCTCCTGTTGGTCCAGCATTGGGTCAGCACGGTGTGAATATCATGATGTTCTGTAAGGAATACAATGCTAAAACCTCTGACCAGGTTGGTATGGTAGTTCCTGTAGAAATCTCGGTTTATGAAGACCGTAGCTTTACATTTGTTCTCAAAACCCCTCCAGCTTCGGTTCTTCTGCAAAAGGCAGCAGGAATTGATAAGGGATCGGGAGAACCTAACCGTAAAAAGGTTGGGGCGATTACTCGGGCACAATTGCGAGAAATTGCTCAAACTAAGATGCCCGATTTGAACGCCAACGATGTTGAAGCGGCGATGAAAATTATTGAAGGTACAGCTCGCAACATGGGCGTGACCATCAAAGACTAA
- a CDS encoding ribosomal protein L1 (IMG reference gene:2510098106~PFAM: Ribosomal protein L1p/L10e family~TIGRFAM: ribosomal protein L1, bacterial/chloroplast), with product MAKVSKRLRELQAKVEDRAYPPLEAVQLLKETATAKFPESAEAHIRLGIDPKYTDQQLRTTVALPKGTGQSIRVAVIARGEKVTEATNSGADIAGSEELIDEIQKGMMDFDLLIATPDMMPQVAKLGKLLGPRGLMPSPKGGTVTFDLGQAISEFKAGKVEFRADRTGIVHVLFGKASFSAEDLLVNLKALQETIDRNRPSGAKGRYWRSVYVCATMGPSIQVDINGLRDLKLGDAA from the coding sequence ATGGCAAAAGTATCAAAACGACTTAGAGAATTGCAGGCAAAAGTTGAAGATCGAGCCTACCCTCCGTTGGAGGCAGTTCAACTTTTAAAGGAAACCGCAACAGCGAAGTTTCCAGAATCGGCGGAGGCGCATATCCGGTTAGGGATTGATCCGAAGTACACTGACCAGCAGCTTCGAACAACAGTTGCATTACCCAAGGGAACAGGGCAATCTATTCGAGTTGCAGTCATTGCCAGAGGTGAAAAGGTGACTGAAGCAACTAACTCTGGTGCTGACATTGCTGGATCGGAAGAATTGATTGATGAAATTCAAAAGGGCATGATGGATTTCGATCTGTTGATTGCGACTCCTGACATGATGCCCCAGGTTGCAAAGTTAGGGAAGTTGCTGGGTCCTCGTGGTTTGATGCCATCTCCCAAAGGCGGTACGGTGACGTTTGACCTAGGACAGGCAATTTCTGAGTTTAAAGCTGGTAAAGTGGAGTTCCGTGCTGATCGAACCGGAATTGTTCACGTTTTGTTTGGTAAGGCGTCTTTCTCAGCGGAAGATCTACTGGTCAACTTGAAGGCATTGCAAGAAACGATTGATCGTAACCGTCCGTCTGGTGCTAAGGGGCGTTATTGGCGGAGCGTTTATGTTTGTGCAACAATGGGTCCTTCGATTCAAGTTGATATCAACGGATTACGTGACCTGAAGCTTGGCGATGCTGCGTAA
- a CDS encoding ribosomal protein L10 (IMG reference gene:2510098107~PFAM: Ribosomal protein L10), giving the protein MGRTLEDKQVMVSELKETLSQSQLAVVIDYKGLSVAEITDLRKRLLPTGAVCKVAKNTLMRIAVEGDPNWEPMTKFLKESSAFVLVKDDVAGALKAYQDFQKAAKKTELRGGVMEGRALTQDEVKAIADLPSKEQLMAQIAGAINGVATKLAVGINQVPASLARAIQAVADKDKEAA; this is encoded by the coding sequence ATGGGAAGAACGCTAGAAGACAAACAAGTGATGGTCAGTGAGCTGAAGGAGACGCTGAGTCAAAGTCAGCTAGCTGTTGTTATTGACTACAAAGGCTTATCTGTAGCTGAAATTACAGATCTGCGTAAGCGTCTGCTGCCTACGGGGGCTGTTTGCAAGGTGGCGAAAAACACTCTAATGCGAATTGCGGTTGAGGGCGATCCCAATTGGGAACCGATGACCAAGTTCCTGAAAGAGTCTTCGGCTTTTGTTCTGGTCAAGGATGATGTCGCAGGTGCGCTTAAGGCTTACCAGGACTTTCAAAAGGCTGCCAAGAAGACAGAACTGCGCGGCGGGGTGATGGAAGGTCGCGCCCTGACGCAGGATGAGGTGAAAGCGATCGCTGATCTGCCATCCAAAGAGCAACTTATGGCTCAAATCGCTGGAGCAATCAATGGTGTGGCAACCAAGCTGGCAGTTGGGATCAACCAGGTTCCAGCCTCTCTGGCTCGTGCAATTCAAGCGGTTGCCGACAAAGACAAAGAAGCAGCGTAA
- a CDS encoding LSU ribosomal protein L12P (IMG reference gene:2510098108~PFAM: Ribosomal protein L7/L12 C-terminal domain~TIGRFAM: ribosomal protein L7/L12), translating to MSAVTDEILEKLKTLSLLEAAELVKQIEEAFGVSAAAPAGGMMMMAPAAGGAAVAAEPEEEKTEFDVVLEEVPADKKIAVLKVVRTLTGLGLKEAKDLVEAAPKPVKEAIAKDAAEDAKKQLEEAGAKVSVK from the coding sequence ATGTCTGCGGTTACTGATGAAATTCTCGAAAAGTTAAAAACTTTGAGCCTGCTAGAAGCTGCTGAGTTAGTTAAGCAGATTGAAGAGGCATTTGGCGTAAGTGCGGCGGCTCCGGCTGGCGGCATGATGATGATGGCTCCTGCGGCTGGCGGCGCAGCAGTGGCGGCTGAACCCGAAGAAGAAAAGACCGAATTTGATGTGGTTCTGGAAGAAGTTCCTGCCGATAAGAAGATTGCGGTTCTGAAAGTTGTTCGGACGTTGACTGGATTGGGTCTGAAAGAAGCGAAGGATTTGGTAGAAGCAGCTCCTAAGCCTGTCAAGGAGGCGATCGCTAAAGATGCTGCAGAAGATGCCAAGAAGCAGCTTGAAGAAGCTGGTGCAAAAGTTTCGGTCAAGTAA
- a CDS encoding ABC-type dipeptide/oligopeptide/nickel transport system, permease component (IMG reference gene:2510098109~PFAM: Binding-protein-dependent transport system inner membrane component) has product MNWWKRLKNNTLARIGAVILLIFYILVIAAEFVAPYDPYASQPDGALLPPTQVYWRDQKSGQFIGPHVYPTTQGPVDLETGNRKLIVDFTQPSPLRLFVQGSEYRLLQIKLPLPTQFSFTNPKFEEVELFPGIPGTLRLFGTIGPGKLNLLGTDDQARDQLSRLLFGGRISLSIGLVGIAISFPIGMLVGGISGYFGGWTDTILMRLVEVLMTIPSIYLLVALAAVLPPGLTSAQRFLLIILITSFIRWAGLARVIRGEVLSIKEREFVQASRAMGGRSLYIITRHVLPQTATFVIISATLAIPDFIVAESVLSLIGLGIQQPDPSWGNMLSLATNASILVLQPWLIWSPAILIIFTVLAFNLLGDGLRDALDPRNLQR; this is encoded by the coding sequence ATGAATTGGTGGAAACGACTGAAAAACAATACGCTTGCTCGCATTGGTGCGGTCATTTTACTCATTTTCTACATTTTGGTGATTGCTGCGGAGTTTGTGGCTCCCTACGATCCCTATGCCTCACAGCCAGACGGAGCTTTGTTACCACCGACCCAAGTTTATTGGCGAGATCAAAAGTCAGGGCAGTTTATTGGTCCCCATGTTTATCCCACCACTCAAGGTCCGGTGGATTTAGAAACTGGCAATCGCAAACTCATTGTCGATTTCACCCAACCCTCTCCCTTGCGTTTGTTTGTGCAAGGCTCAGAGTATCGTCTGTTGCAGATTAAATTGCCTCTCCCAACTCAGTTCTCATTCACCAATCCAAAGTTTGAAGAAGTGGAACTCTTCCCTGGTATTCCAGGCACTCTGCGCTTATTTGGTACTATCGGTCCTGGTAAATTGAATCTGTTAGGTACTGATGATCAGGCAAGAGACCAATTGAGCCGCCTGTTATTTGGTGGGCGCATTAGTCTCAGCATTGGGCTAGTGGGGATTGCCATATCTTTCCCTATTGGGATGCTGGTGGGAGGAATTTCTGGCTACTTCGGCGGCTGGACAGATACCATCCTCATGCGTTTGGTAGAGGTGTTAATGACGATTCCCAGCATTTATTTGCTGGTGGCACTGGCCGCCGTCCTCCCACCTGGACTTACCAGTGCTCAACGCTTTTTACTGATTATTTTGATTACGTCCTTCATTCGTTGGGCAGGTCTGGCGCGGGTCATTCGTGGTGAGGTGTTATCGATTAAAGAACGAGAGTTTGTCCAGGCATCACGGGCGATGGGGGGGCGTTCGCTCTACATTATTACGCGCCATGTTCTGCCGCAAACTGCCACCTTTGTTATTATTTCTGCGACATTGGCAATTCCTGATTTTATTGTTGCCGAGTCAGTTCTTAGTTTGATTGGGCTAGGTATTCAACAACCCGACCCCTCCTGGGGAAATATGTTATCTCTGGCAACGAACGCTTCGATTCTGGTGTTACAACCCTGGCTGATCTGGTCTCCAGCAATTTTGATTATTTTCACGGTGTTAGCCTTTAACCTGCTGGGGGATGGCTTGCGAGATGCCCTAGACCCACGTAACTTACAACGGTAA
- a CDS encoding hypothetical protein (IMG reference gene:2510098110), producing MFNATELLIEDFVKKLKEGYRRTYGGLKSDYEDIIGWVGAMAMENIANSDALYHNVEHSILVTLVGQEILRGKHIREGGVSCDDWLHYVISLVCHDIGYVKGVCRQDGDGIYATGRDGGMVTLPPGSSDASLTPYHVDRAKLFIDERFGGHKLIDAEVIKHNIELTRFPVPAAEDHQETRSYPGLIRASDLIGQLSDPRYLKKIGALFYEFEETGVNKVLGYRHPGDLRKNYPKFYWQGVYPYIQHALEYLSLTQQGKQIIANLYSNVFVVEHEVPEGTA from the coding sequence ATGTTTAACGCCACTGAACTGCTGATCGAAGACTTTGTTAAAAAGCTGAAGGAAGGCTATCGACGCACCTACGGCGGGTTGAAGTCTGACTACGAAGATATCATTGGCTGGGTTGGGGCAATGGCAATGGAAAACATTGCGAACAGTGATGCCCTGTACCACAATGTCGAACACTCGATTTTAGTAACATTAGTTGGGCAAGAAATTCTTCGAGGCAAGCATATTCGAGAAGGGGGCGTTTCGTGTGATGATTGGCTGCATTACGTGATCTCTCTGGTATGCCATGATATTGGGTATGTTAAAGGGGTTTGCCGTCAAGACGGGGATGGAATTTATGCTACAGGACGGGATGGGGGCATGGTGACGTTGCCTCCTGGCTCGTCTGATGCGTCCTTAACTCCTTATCATGTTGATCGCGCCAAGCTGTTTATTGACGAGCGTTTTGGTGGGCACAAACTGATTGATGCTGAGGTGATTAAGCACAATATTGAACTCACCCGATTTCCAGTTCCAGCGGCTGAAGATCATCAAGAAACGAGGAGTTACCCTGGTTTGATCCGTGCCTCTGATTTGATCGGGCAACTAAGTGATCCACGGTACTTGAAGAAAATTGGGGCGTTATTTTACGAATTTGAGGAGACTGGGGTAAATAAGGTATTAGGCTATCGCCATCCTGGAGATTTACGAAAAAATTACCCCAAATTTTACTGGCAGGGGGTGTATCCCTACATTCAACACGCTCTGGAATATCTCTCACTTACCCAGCAGGGCAAACAAATTATTGCGAACTTGTATTCTAATGTGTTTGTAGTTGAACATGAGGTTCCTGAAGGAACTGCCTAA
- a CDS encoding putative thioesterase (IMG reference gene:2510098111~PFAM: Thioesterase superfamily~TIGRFAM: acyl-CoA thioester hydrolase, YbgC/YbaW family), with protein MTNHSDISQLPPTSALQSSTQAIAGAWFDYLVTAHPHHTDYAGIVWHGSYIAWMEEARVECLRSIGISFADLVAAGCDLPVVELAIRYHQPISMGTQVNVKTRMVGVAGVRINWDYQIQAVDTKELFATARVTLVGVDREKGKIMRQLPPTVKDALIRLADI; from the coding sequence ATGACGAATCATTCAGATATTTCTCAACTTCCCCCCACTAGTGCGCTTCAAAGTTCAACGCAAGCGATCGCCGGAGCCTGGTTTGACTATCTGGTTACCGCGCATCCCCATCACACTGATTATGCTGGCATTGTTTGGCATGGCTCTTACATCGCCTGGATGGAGGAAGCGAGAGTAGAGTGCCTGCGCAGTATTGGTATTTCATTTGCAGATCTGGTGGCAGCGGGGTGTGATTTACCCGTTGTGGAACTGGCGATTCGATATCATCAGCCGATTTCTATGGGCACCCAGGTTAACGTCAAAACCCGAATGGTGGGAGTTGCAGGAGTGCGAATTAACTGGGACTACCAAATTCAGGCAGTAGACACTAAAGAACTGTTTGCGACTGCTCGTGTCACCCTTGTAGGAGTTGATCGTGAGAAAGGTAAAATCATGCGTCAGCTTCCTCCTACGGTTAAGGATGCATTGATCAGACTTGCGGATATCTGA
- a CDS encoding universal stress protein UspA-like protein (IMG reference gene:2510098112~PFAM: Universal stress protein family): MIEKILLADSGTGHSEEMLKALMEIPSIQRAQVTILHVVPDQITTDSMTEKWEEGGKILANAIQALNLDPNHVSAMLRQGDPKDVVCKVAEEIDTDLIIMGSRGLTRIISILENSVSQYVFQLSSRPMLLVKDDIYVKKIKRIMVAIDQSVSAKKCLDLALFLLRDIKGGQLTLVHVDPTMSVKTEPKHGAEAEKDPALADAIAQAKKAGVSYQCISATGKPGEMICRLAEENQIDLLMLGSPDRRPSIAKGLPDLDRLLGTSLSDYVRVYATCPVLLARTAA, encoded by the coding sequence ATGATAGAAAAAATTCTCCTGGCAGACTCTGGTACCGGGCATTCCGAGGAAATGTTGAAAGCCCTGATGGAAATTCCTTCAATTCAACGGGCGCAAGTAACAATTTTGCACGTCGTTCCCGATCAAATCACCACTGATTCTATGACGGAGAAATGGGAAGAGGGGGGTAAGATTTTAGCGAATGCCATTCAAGCACTCAACCTGGATCCAAATCACGTGAGCGCAATGTTGCGGCAGGGTGATCCCAAAGATGTGGTTTGCAAGGTGGCGGAGGAGATTGACACTGACCTGATTATTATGGGATCTCGAGGGTTAACCCGCATTATTTCAATTTTGGAAAACTCCGTGAGTCAATATGTTTTCCAGTTGTCGTCTCGCCCGATGCTGTTGGTGAAAGATGATATCTATGTGAAAAAAATTAAGCGGATTATGGTGGCGATTGACCAATCGGTTTCCGCCAAGAAGTGTCTAGATCTGGCACTGTTCTTATTGCGTGATATCAAAGGTGGACAGTTGACCCTGGTTCATGTCGATCCAACCATGTCAGTTAAGACTGAGCCAAAGCATGGTGCAGAGGCTGAAAAAGACCCTGCACTGGCAGATGCGATTGCTCAAGCCAAAAAAGCTGGAGTTTCTTACCAATGTATTTCTGCAACTGGCAAGCCAGGTGAAATGATCTGCCGCTTGGCTGAAGAAAATCAGATTGATTTGTTAATGCTCGGGTCTCCTGACCGTCGCCCATCCATCGCCAAAGGTTTACCCGACCTGGATCGGCTTTTGGGCACCTCCCTTTCAGACTATGTGCGGGTTTATGCAACCTGCCCAGTTTTGCTAGCCCGGACTGCCGCTTAA
- a CDS encoding putative low-complexity protein (IMG reference gene:2510098113~PFAM: Pentapeptide repeats (8 copies); DnaJ domain), producing the protein MLMSDLERCYKVLGLKSGASLEEINQAYKDLVMVWHPDRVANADPRLIAEAQEKMKELNHARDQLRAHRSKTQARTSQTVNASRRHYYQPYPRPHYHYQTAKPSNSAQQSSQPKDRSQSNYQSTSQPPPSPDYYRSYRQPASQASTQPGETKERSQSNYQPPKSSQDPKVYQAYYRAASPHQEPSPYATGSAQASVSPPTSQPPHPPGYTTPSWKSPYPDMSGADLSRADLSEKDLSNRNLSNANLSQANLSDAFLHKVNLSGANLQRANLFRANLLQANLRQANLREANLIGADLSGADLTGADLSGAKVGTGDRIMVKLTGAVLTGAILPDGRVHS; encoded by the coding sequence ATGCTAATGAGCGATCTGGAGCGGTGCTACAAAGTTTTAGGGTTAAAGTCTGGCGCTTCCTTAGAGGAAATCAACCAGGCTTATAAAGATCTGGTTATGGTTTGGCATCCTGATCGAGTGGCGAATGCTGATCCTCGCTTGATTGCAGAAGCCCAAGAAAAAATGAAGGAGCTGAATCATGCGCGTGACCAATTACGTGCTCATCGCTCCAAAACTCAAGCACGGACATCCCAGACGGTAAATGCATCACGTCGGCACTACTACCAGCCTTATCCTCGCCCTCATTACCATTATCAAACCGCTAAACCATCCAATTCAGCGCAACAATCATCGCAACCGAAAGACCGATCACAGTCCAATTATCAATCCACGTCTCAACCTCCGCCCAGTCCTGATTACTACCGCAGCTACAGACAGCCTGCTAGTCAAGCATCTACGCAACCTGGAGAGACTAAAGAGCGATCGCAATCCAACTATCAACCTCCCAAAAGCTCTCAAGATCCCAAGGTCTATCAGGCTTACTATCGGGCAGCATCCCCTCATCAAGAACCATCCCCCTATGCCACTGGTTCTGCCCAAGCCTCAGTTTCCCCCCCAACTTCCCAACCCCCTCATCCACCCGGATATACGACTCCTTCTTGGAAATCCCCCTATCCGGATATGAGCGGTGCGGATTTGAGTCGAGCAGATTTGAGTGAAAAAGACCTTTCTAACCGGAATTTAAGCAACGCGAACTTGAGCCAAGCAAATTTGAGTGATGCTTTTTTGCACAAAGTCAATTTGAGTGGGGCGAATCTGCAACGGGCAAATCTCTTTCGTGCCAATCTGCTGCAAGCTAATTTAAGACAGGCAAATCTGCGAGAGGCAAACTTAATTGGTGCGGATCTTAGTGGTGCAGATCTTACAGGTGCTGACTTAAGTGGAGCTAAGGTTGGAACAGGCGATCGCATTATGGTTAAGCTAACTGGAGCCGTTCTGACGGGAGCAATTTTGCCAGATGGACGAGTGCACAGCTAA
- a CDS encoding hypothetical protein (IMG reference gene:2510098114~PFAM: 3D domain; Protein of unknown function (DUF3747)) produces MKFNRTNIIQSHTSRQRIEQLTTMKRALGSQLALIVALGLSSVVHPTSAQTVQFDHLEIEDPSRFVIMAAPIGTTGSHKLLIFEQLNNRRLCWREVGSNPTTIEPLFMEFDFTGICGRSTDSNAYSVRVAREDLGKRYSLRLARRQNELVLIGFSLTDREVEFFEIGRTNGLADGFLKINLDPSWRLTRRVHNGKPVGHLYFTSDRNLRELANTASPLSPVVPRPFPPQPPAANPELPTSQPIRSVPGEYIAPGTLPQTEVQPGFPQSNPVPTNTPGNYVVPTTPSNSTPSAAPKSLSFTGNVRSQGSVVVPGNPLPSLSTPSLSSSNEAIAGYRVVVIAPTLEQQHQIRQFVPAAFWTTVNGQTAMQVGVFRDRTIATSLQRQLATQNLNAQILSTSINSGVLSTSATPVASALPTAPSGAGTGMFNLPQPNVNTLAQLPSLWATYYYTHQAQVASNGYPLLDLAGNNLGVTLSHKDWCAAALEGSVRVANGQQILGTFNFAGRGDTAQVDCAPFYPKLKTLAATNRVRFKLSNTLYGEGVGGNQLVPYRTIAVDKTVIPIGSVIYIPEARGTVVTLPSGQQTVHDGYFYAADVGAAVKENHIDVYLGIAERNPFRFVRSTPSAIFTAYLVNDPQIQAAFISQHRSGGVAQR; encoded by the coding sequence ATGAAATTCAACAGGACGAATATCATTCAATCTCATACCTCACGTCAAAGAATTGAACAGTTAACCACCATGAAACGTGCATTGGGTTCGCAGTTAGCTCTCATCGTCGCACTGGGGCTTAGCAGTGTTGTGCATCCTACCTCTGCTCAAACGGTGCAATTCGACCATCTAGAAATTGAAGATCCTTCTCGATTCGTCATCATGGCCGCTCCAATTGGCACGACAGGTAGCCACAAACTGTTGATCTTTGAGCAGTTAAATAATCGCCGTCTCTGTTGGCGTGAAGTTGGCAGCAACCCCACCACAATTGAGCCACTATTCATGGAATTTGACTTTACCGGGATTTGTGGTCGTAGCACAGACAGCAATGCTTATTCAGTGCGGGTTGCTCGAGAAGATTTAGGTAAACGCTATAGTCTTCGCCTTGCTCGTAGACAAAACGAGCTGGTACTCATTGGATTTTCGTTAACTGATAGAGAAGTCGAATTTTTTGAGATAGGCCGTACTAACGGATTAGCTGATGGTTTTTTGAAAATCAATCTAGATCCAAGTTGGCGGCTAACTCGACGAGTTCATAATGGTAAACCAGTAGGACATCTTTATTTCACCAGCGATCGCAACCTAAGAGAATTAGCCAATACAGCGTCTCCCCTCTCCCCCGTTGTCCCCAGACCTTTCCCTCCTCAACCGCCAGCGGCGAACCCAGAATTACCCACTTCTCAACCGATTCGATCAGTTCCAGGTGAATATATCGCCCCTGGTACCCTGCCCCAAACAGAAGTACAACCTGGATTCCCCCAATCAAATCCTGTCCCAACCAATACGCCAGGGAACTATGTGGTTCCAACCACACCAAGTAACTCTACGCCCAGTGCTGCTCCAAAATCTTTATCATTTACAGGAAATGTTCGTTCTCAAGGCTCAGTGGTAGTTCCTGGAAACCCTTTGCCAAGTCTCAGTACCCCATCCCTATCCAGCAGCAATGAAGCTATAGCAGGTTATCGCGTTGTTGTAATTGCCCCAACATTGGAACAACAACATCAAATACGCCAATTTGTTCCGGCGGCATTTTGGACAACTGTAAATGGTCAAACTGCCATGCAGGTAGGGGTGTTTCGCGATCGCACAATCGCAACTTCTCTACAGCGGCAACTGGCAACTCAAAATCTGAATGCGCAAATTTTATCTACATCAATTAATTCTGGAGTCTTATCAACCTCTGCAACTCCAGTTGCCAGCGCTCTGCCAACTGCTCCATCTGGTGCAGGAACAGGGATGTTTAATTTACCTCAACCCAATGTTAATACCCTGGCTCAACTCCCCTCCTTGTGGGCTACTTACTACTACACTCATCAAGCTCAGGTTGCCTCAAACGGGTATCCCCTACTTGACCTTGCAGGCAATAACTTGGGAGTGACCCTTTCTCACAAAGACTGGTGTGCAGCGGCATTAGAAGGCAGTGTACGGGTTGCAAATGGACAGCAGATTTTAGGAACTTTTAACTTTGCAGGACGGGGAGACACAGCTCAGGTTGATTGTGCTCCTTTTTATCCCAAGCTAAAAACCTTAGCTGCTACAAATCGAGTCCGCTTCAAGTTATCCAATACTCTTTATGGAGAGGGGGTGGGTGGCAATCAACTAGTGCCCTACCGGACGATCGCGGTTGATAAGACCGTAATTCCTATTGGCTCGGTAATTTATATTCCTGAAGCTCGTGGAACTGTGGTAACTCTCCCATCGGGGCAGCAAACTGTGCATGATGGGTATTTTTATGCGGCAGATGTGGGGGCAGCCGTAAAGGAGAATCACATCGATGTTTATCTAGGTATTGCAGAACGCAATCCTTTCCGGTTTGTTCGCAGCACCCCTTCTGCAATATTCACGGCGTACCTGGTGAATGATCCACAAATTCAAGCCGCATTCATCTCCCAGCATCGCTCTGGGGGAGTTGCCCAACGCTGA
- a CDS encoding hypothetical protein (IMG reference gene:2510098115): MLKLTYTEHGLHLERAAVPLEVLVAQRVMLAIRAGQRLHIEPGTASFLLAANTPGLAQLRRSLQLEHPPTMTIAPVDDEFVELTVYGSWLAETVEAQEGIFVTAFSHLTEMWVIKLWEATQAQVTFLA, encoded by the coding sequence ATGTTGAAGCTGACATATACCGAACATGGATTGCACCTGGAGCGAGCAGCAGTTCCCCTGGAAGTATTGGTTGCTCAACGAGTGATGTTGGCAATTCGAGCAGGGCAACGGTTGCATATTGAGCCTGGTACTGCTTCCTTCCTGTTAGCAGCGAATACGCCTGGTTTAGCTCAACTACGGCGATCGCTACAACTGGAGCACCCCCCAACCATGACTATCGCCCCTGTGGATGATGAATTTGTTGAACTGACCGTTTACGGAAGCTGGCTGGCAGAGACTGTGGAAGCGCAAGAAGGCATATTTGTTACAGCGTTTTCTCACTTAACTGAAATGTGGGTAATCAAGCTGTGGGAAGCTACCCAAGCTCAAGTCACGTTTCTAGCATAG